CGCGTGGAGACCCACGGCTCCATCGGGGTGGAGCACGCCTTCACCGACGCGGAGATCCGGGATGCCGCGGCCGTCGTCATCGCGGCGGACACCACCGTCGACACCACCCGCTTCGCCGGGAAACGGCTGGTCTCCACCGGCGTCGACGAGGGCATCCGGAAACCGGTGGAACTGCTGCGGTCGGCGCTGGAGGCCCCGGTCGCCACGGCCGCCGACGCCGCAGACTCCGCAGCCGGTGCGACCGCGTCCGGCGACACCTCGCAGGACGCCGACCGGCCGTTCCTGCGCCGCCTCGGCGACGACCTGTACAAGGCGCTGATGAACGGCGTCTCGCACATGATCCCCTTCGTCGTCACCGGCGGTCTCCTCATCGCCGTCGCCCTGTCGATCGGCGGTGAACCGACCCCGGAGGGGCTCGCGATCCCGGAGGGCAGCTTCTGGGACGACCTCAACCAGCTCGGCACACTCGCCTTTTCCCTGATGGTGCCGGTACTGTCCGGCTACATCGCCATGGCCATCGCGGACCGCCCGGGCCTGGCGCCCGGGTTCATCACCGGCCTGGTGGCCGTCACTGGCGAGCTCTACAACTCGGAAGCGAACGCCGGCTTCCTCGGCGGTATCGTCACCGGCATCCTGTCCGGCTATGTTGCCCTGGCGATCCGGAAGATCCCGGTGCACAAGTACATCCAGCCGATCTGGCCGATCATCGTCATCCCGGTGGGGACGACCCTCATCGTCGGACTGCTGTTCATCTACCTGCTCGGCCATCCCATCGCGGACCTCTTCGACGCGATGACCCGGTGGCTCGAGGGACTGCAGGGGTCCTCGGTGCTGCTGCTCGGGGCGATCATCGGCGCGATGATCGCCTTCGACATGGGCGGTCCGCTGAACAAGACGGCCTTCCTGTTCTCCGGTGGTCTGATCGCCACCGGCAACGCCGCCCCGATGGGTATGGCGGCCGCCGCCATCGCGGTCCCGCCGATCGCCGCCGGGGTGACGACACTGCTGGCCCGCCGGCGGTTCAACAAGTCGGAGCGGGACGCCGGTATCGCGGGCCTGTTCATGGGCTTCTTCGGCATCTCGGAGGGGGCGATCCCGCTGGCGGTGGCGCGGCCGGTCCAGATCATCCCGGCGAACGTCGTCGGTGGTGCGGTGGCCGGTGCGTTGGCGGGCCTGACCGGGGTGGAGGACAACGTCATGCACGGCGGCCCGATCGTCGCGGTGCTCGGCGCGGTGGAGGGGATCGGCTGGTTCTTCCTCGCCCTGGTGGCCGGTGTCGCGGTGACCTCGGTGGTCTCCCTGCTGCTCATGGCGGTGACGACCGGGACCCCGGCCAGCGCCGAACCCCCGACCGACCTCATCGACACCGGCACGGTCCTGCTCGGCACCACCGTCGCCGACCGGGACGCCGCGGTCCGTGCGCTGGCGGGCGCGGCAGCGGACGCCGGACGTCTCGCGGCACCGGGGGTGGTGGCTGCGGCGCTGGCCCGGGAGGAGAAGTCCACCACGGCGGTCGGCCACGGGGTGGCGATCCCGCACGCGCGGACCGCCGATGTCACGGTCCCCACCCTGGCCTTCGCCCGGCTCGCCGACCCGGTGGACTGGGACGCCCCGGACGGGGCCCCGGTGGACCTCGTCTTCCTCATCGCCGTCCCGGAGGACGCCGGGAAGCAGCACCTGAAGATCCTGGCGAAGCTCGCCCGGGCACTGATGAAGGAGGACTTCCGGGAGTCGCTGCGCGCCGCCGGGTCCGCGGCGCAGATCGTGGCGTTGGTCGACGACCTGGGCGTGGCGGATATCGCGGCAGGTGCCACAGCCGGCACAGCCGGCACAGCCGCCACTGGTACTGTCGATGCATGATCGAGCGCTTCATCTGGGGGGATTCCGGCTCCGGCCTGTCGGACCACGCCTGGTGGACTGCCGGGGAGACCGGTGCGGCCTGGGTCGGTAACGATGCCTCGGCGCACCTGTCCCTGCTGCGGTCGACGGTACGGGAGGAACTGGCCTTCGGGATGGAGCAGCAGGGCGTCCCCGCCCCGGAGATGGCGCGGCGGATCGACGCTGCCGAGCGGACCTGGGGGCTGACGGACCTGGCGGACCGGGATCCGTCCCGGCTCTCCACCGGGCAGACGCGCCGGGTCGCGGTCGCCGCCGCGCTGCTGCGTGACCCGGGTGCTCTCGTTCTCGACTGTCCCCTCGACGGTCTGGACGCCCCGGCGGTGGACACGGTGCAGGCCACACTCGACCGGTTCGACGGTCCGGTGACCGTCTACGACCGGCTGCGCACCCCGCTGGCCGACGGTGCCCGTGAGGAACTGCGGCTCGTCGACGGGCAGCTCGTCCCCGCCGCGGCTCCGGTGCCGGAACTGCCCGCCGCGGCACCGGGTGCGGCGTCCGGGAAAGCGGTGCTGGACTGCGACATGACGGTCACCCGCGGCCGGTTCAGCGTGGCCGCGCGGCTCGTGGCGCGTGCCGGGGAGGTCACGCATCTGGCGGGGCCCAACGGTTCCGGGAAGACCTCGGTGATGCTGGCGGTCCTGGGGCTGGTGCCGTACACCGGCCGGCTGGTCGCGCCGACCGCGCCGACCCCGGGGTGGGCGCCGACGGGGATGGACGCCGCGTTCTCGAAGCGCACCGTCCGCCGGGAGCTCGCCGTCGGCACCGACCGCGACCATGCGGACGCGGCGCTGGAGTGGGTGGGGCTGCAGCGGTGGGCCGACGTCCACCCGCTCGACGTGCCGAGTTCACCGCGCCGGATGGTGGCGGTGGCGGCGGCGCTGGTCCGCGCCCCGGAACTGCTCATGCTCGACGAGCCGACGGTCGGGCTGGACGCGCCGGGGCACACCTGGCTGGCCCGGGTGATGCGGGAGTACGCGGCGGGGGAGTACCACCGGGCCCTCGACATGCCGACGGCCCGGCCGGCGGTGCTGTGGACCTGCCACAGTGCTCCCGTCGCCCGGGCCGTGAGTACGACCTCGGTCGTGCTCTAGTTACTTCTCGATTGCCTCGTCGGCCGTGCCCTCGTCGGACGCCGCCTCGATGGACTCGGCGTGGTTGACGGTGACCTTGCGGCTCTTCGCCTTCTCGGCGAAGGGCAGGGTCACGGTGAGCACGCCGTTGCGGTAGTCCGCCGAGATCGCCTCGGTGTCGACCGTGTCGCCCACGGTGACCTGACGGCGGTAGGAGCCGGTGAAGCGTTCGTTGGCGATCCACTTGACCCCGTCGGTCTCGCCCTCGGTGTGCTCCGGGGTGGTGGTGCGCTCGGCGGAGATGGTGAGGACGCCGTTGTCGATGTCGACGTCGATGCTCTTCGGGTCGACACCCGGCAGATCGGTGGTGAGTTCGTAGGACTCACCCTTCTTCACCAGGTCCATCGGCATGAACCGCGGGGTCCGGGAGTTCGCCGGGGTGTCGGCGAACAGCTCGCGGGCGACGTGGTCCAGCTGGGAGAAGGGGTCGAAACGGAACGTGGCCATGGTGTGTACCTCCAGGGATCGGGGTGTTGTCGGTGTTGCCCGAACTAGCTTACACCAGACTCAACTATGGGGGTGCGGGTTCTATTCCCGCCCGCCAAAGTTGAGTGCGGGTGATTCATGTCACGGTGAATGGAAGGGGCGCCGCATCATCGGGAGGGTGCCATAGTCGGGGCCACCGACAGACAGAGTGGTCTATATCGGCCACCGTCTGGCGTCCCGACGTCGAAAGGACCACACCATGACATCCACCCTGGTCACCGCACCGCGCACCGCGACCGTCACCCGCCTGACCCACAGCATCGGCGCCCGGATCGACGGCATCCGGCTCGACGGTGACCTCGACCCTGCGACCGTCGAGTGGCTGCGGACACAACTGGCGACCCACAAGGTGCTCATCATTCCCGGTCAGGACCACCTCACCGACGAATCCCAGTACGCCTTCGCCGCACTTCTCGGCACCCCGACCCTCGCCCACCCCACCGTCGTCAGCCACGGCCGCGACAACCTCGTCCTCGAGGGTGCGGCGAACGCCTGGCACACCGACGTCTCCTTCGTGGACCGGATCCCGAAGATCTCGGTCCTGCGCGGCGTCCAGCTGCCGGCCTACGGCGGAGCGACCGAATGGGCGAACACGGTCGCCGCCTACCGACGGCTGCCGGAGCCGTTGCGCGACCTCGCCGACAGGCTCTGGGCCGTGCACACCAACGACTACGACTACGCCGCGGCGAAGGACCGGGACGCCGTCGACTCCAGCGGCCTGTCCTACGCCGAGTTCACGAAGGTCCGGTTCGAGACCGAGCACCCGCTCGTCCACGTCCACCCCGAGACCGGGGAACGGTCGCTGCTGCTCGGCCAGTTCCTGTCCCACATCTCGGGACTGCGCCCTGAGGAATCGACGGATCTCGTCCGGATCTTCCAGAACCGGATCCTCAGGCCGGACAACACCCTCCGCTGGCACTGGTCGGCGGGCGACGTCGCAATCTGGGACAACCTCGCGACCCAGCATTACGGCGTCGCCGATTTCGGTGGTCAGACGCGGAAGAACCACAGAGTCACACTCGCGGGCCCGGTTCCCGTTAGCGTGGGCGGGGAACGATCCCGCATTCTGTCCGGCGACGCGAGTGAATACTCTGTCATCGACACGCCGCGTCCGCTGGTCGACTACCACGGAGACATCGCAGACCAGTGACCGAATTCATCGATTCGCGGTGGCAGGACATCCTGTTCCGTAGCTACCAGCACACGAGCCTGGTCATCCAGGCCGTCATCCTCGCCACCGTGATCGCCCTGGCGCTCGCCGTCCTCGTCACAACGTGGCGTCCGCTCACCCCGGTCGCCAACGCGTTGTCGGCGGTCGGGCTGACGATCCCAGGGCTGGCCCTGCTCGGCCTCATGATCCCGATCGTCGGTATCGGCACTCTGCCGTCGGTCATCATCGTCGTCTTCTACGCGGTCCTGCCGATCCTGCGTAACGCCGTGGTCGGGCTCGACAGTGTGTCGCCCGAACTGGTGGAGGCCGCCCGGGGCCAGGGGATGAGCACGGTCGCGGTGTTCTTCCGGGTCAGGCTCCCGCTGGCCTGGCCGGTGATCCTGACCGGAGTCCGGGTCTCCGCCCAGATGTCGATGGGCGTCGCCGCGATCGCGGCCTACGCCCTCGGCCCCGGGCTCGGCAGCTACATCTTCACCGGGCTGAGCCAGATCGGTAACGCCAACGCCCTGAACTACGCCCTGGTCGGGACCTTCGCGGTCGTCGTCCTGGCGCTCATCCTGGACGCCGTGCTCGCCCTGCTGGGCCGGCTGACGACCTCGAAAGGTATCCGCGCATGACGACAGCAGAACAGATCGCCACGGGCGCCGAGATCCGGCTCGTCGACGTCGTCAAGACGTACCCGGGCCAGCAGGATCCGGCGGTCGAAGGCGTCAGCCTGACGATCCCCGCCGGGGAGATCGTCATGTTCGTCGGTCCCTCGGGCTGCGGGAAGACCACCACCCTGAAGATGATCAACCGGCTGATCGAACCGACGTCGGGGAACATCTTCATCGACGGCGAGGACGTGACCTCCCGCAACCCCACCGAGCTGCGCCGCACCATCGGCTATGTCATCCAGGGTGGCGGCCTGCTGCCCCACCTGTCGGTGAAGGACAACGTCGGCCTGGTCCCGGGGCTCCTGAAGTGGCCGAAGAAGCGGATCGCCGAACGGGTGGATGAACTGCTCGACATGGTCGGACTGGATCCGGAGGTGTACCGCGACCGGTATCCCCGCGAGTTGTCCGGCGGTCAGCAGCAGCGCGTCGGTGTGGCCCGCGGCCTGGCGGCCGACCCGCCGGTGATCCTCATGGACGAACCGTTCGGTGCGGTCGACCCGATCACCCGGCAACGGCTGCAGGACGAACTGCTGAGCCTCCAGGAGGAGCTCCACAAGACAATCGTCATCGTCACCCACGACATCGATGAGGCGGTCAAGCTCGGCGACCGTATCCTCGTCCTCGGGGAGCAGGCGCGGATCGCCCAGTACGACGTCCCCGAGGCGGTGCTGGGCAACCCCGCGAGCGACTACGTCGCCGACTTCGTCGGCTCCGGCTCCAAACTCAAGCAGTTGTCGCTGTTGCGGGTCGCGGACGTCGGAACGGTGGAGCGGCCCACCGCCGTCGTCGGGGAGGACACCGCCACCGTGGTCGCACGCACCCGGTCCGCCGGGGAGAAGTCGGTCATCATCCTCGACGACCGGGGCCGGCCCCGGGACTGGGTCTGGGCCCGTTCCCTCGAGGGCGAGACGACGGTCCCCGAGCCGACCATCGAGCTGCAGACCACGGTGGACCACCGGGCGACCCTGAACGACGCACTCGATTCGATGCTCGTCTCCAGTCACGGTGGTGCGATCGTCACTGAACGGGGCCGGTACACCGGCGTGATCCTCTACGACGACGTCACCGCGAGGATCCGTGACGTCAACGGTCGCGAGGAGGAGCCGTCGTGAAGAATCTCTCCCGGGAGGACCGGATCCTGCTCATCGGGATCCCCGTCCTCGTCCTCGTCGTCTTCGCGGGCTGGGTCGTGTGGCGACAGACGGCTGATCTCGGCGACGTCGAGGCACGGCTCCTGGACTGGTCGAATGTCGGCTCGTTGACGTGGGAGCACCTCAAGTTGGTCGTGTATTCCGCGGTGCTGGTGATGGTG
This is a stretch of genomic DNA from Corynebacterium nuruki S6-4. It encodes these proteins:
- a CDS encoding fructose-specific PTS transporter subunit EIIC, which codes for MTSPETPQEKPPLVLAITACPTGIAHTYMAAENLEAAAQEAGVRVRVETHGSIGVEHAFTDAEIRDAAAVVIAADTTVDTTRFAGKRLVSTGVDEGIRKPVELLRSALEAPVATAADAADSAAGATASGDTSQDADRPFLRRLGDDLYKALMNGVSHMIPFVVTGGLLIAVALSIGGEPTPEGLAIPEGSFWDDLNQLGTLAFSLMVPVLSGYIAMAIADRPGLAPGFITGLVAVTGELYNSEANAGFLGGIVTGILSGYVALAIRKIPVHKYIQPIWPIIVIPVGTTLIVGLLFIYLLGHPIADLFDAMTRWLEGLQGSSVLLLGAIIGAMIAFDMGGPLNKTAFLFSGGLIATGNAAPMGMAAAAIAVPPIAAGVTTLLARRRFNKSERDAGIAGLFMGFFGISEGAIPLAVARPVQIIPANVVGGAVAGALAGLTGVEDNVMHGGPIVAVLGAVEGIGWFFLALVAGVAVTSVVSLLLMAVTTGTPASAEPPTDLIDTGTVLLGTTVADRDAAVRALAGAAADAGRLAAPGVVAAALAREEKSTTAVGHGVAIPHARTADVTVPTLAFARLADPVDWDAPDGAPVDLVFLIAVPEDAGKQHLKILAKLARALMKEDFRESLRAAGSAAQIVALVDDLGVADIAAGATAGTAGTAATGTVDA
- a CDS encoding Hsp20/alpha crystallin family protein, yielding MATFRFDPFSQLDHVARELFADTPANSRTPRFMPMDLVKKGESYELTTDLPGVDPKSIDVDIDNGVLTISAERTTTPEHTEGETDGVKWIANERFTGSYRRQVTVGDTVDTEAISADYRNGVLTVTLPFAEKAKSRKVTVNHAESIEAASDEGTADEAIEK
- a CDS encoding ABC transporter ATP-binding protein, whose product is MTTAEQIATGAEIRLVDVVKTYPGQQDPAVEGVSLTIPAGEIVMFVGPSGCGKTTTLKMINRLIEPTSGNIFIDGEDVTSRNPTELRRTIGYVIQGGGLLPHLSVKDNVGLVPGLLKWPKKRIAERVDELLDMVGLDPEVYRDRYPRELSGGQQQRVGVARGLAADPPVILMDEPFGAVDPITRQRLQDELLSLQEELHKTIVIVTHDIDEAVKLGDRILVLGEQARIAQYDVPEAVLGNPASDYVADFVGSGSKLKQLSLLRVADVGTVERPTAVVGEDTATVVARTRSAGEKSVIILDDRGRPRDWVWARSLEGETTVPEPTIELQTTVDHRATLNDALDSMLVSSHGGAIVTERGRYTGVILYDDVTARIRDVNGREEEPS
- a CDS encoding TauD/TfdA dioxygenase family protein; amino-acid sequence: MTSTLVTAPRTATVTRLTHSIGARIDGIRLDGDLDPATVEWLRTQLATHKVLIIPGQDHLTDESQYAFAALLGTPTLAHPTVVSHGRDNLVLEGAANAWHTDVSFVDRIPKISVLRGVQLPAYGGATEWANTVAAYRRLPEPLRDLADRLWAVHTNDYDYAAAKDRDAVDSSGLSYAEFTKVRFETEHPLVHVHPETGERSLLLGQFLSHISGLRPEESTDLVRIFQNRILRPDNTLRWHWSAGDVAIWDNLATQHYGVADFGGQTRKNHRVTLAGPVPVSVGGERSRILSGDASEYSVIDTPRPLVDYHGDIADQ
- a CDS encoding ABC transporter permease — protein: MTEFIDSRWQDILFRSYQHTSLVIQAVILATVIALALAVLVTTWRPLTPVANALSAVGLTIPGLALLGLMIPIVGIGTLPSVIIVVFYAVLPILRNAVVGLDSVSPELVEAARGQGMSTVAVFFRVRLPLAWPVILTGVRVSAQMSMGVAAIAAYALGPGLGSYIFTGLSQIGNANALNYALVGTFAVVVLALILDAVLALLGRLTTSKGIRA
- a CDS encoding ATP-binding cassette domain-containing protein; translated protein: MIERFIWGDSGSGLSDHAWWTAGETGAAWVGNDASAHLSLLRSTVREELAFGMEQQGVPAPEMARRIDAAERTWGLTDLADRDPSRLSTGQTRRVAVAAALLRDPGALVLDCPLDGLDAPAVDTVQATLDRFDGPVTVYDRLRTPLADGAREELRLVDGQLVPAAAPVPELPAAAPGAASGKAVLDCDMTVTRGRFSVAARLVARAGEVTHLAGPNGSGKTSVMLAVLGLVPYTGRLVAPTAPTPGWAPTGMDAAFSKRTVRRELAVGTDRDHADAALEWVGLQRWADVHPLDVPSSPRRMVAVAAALVRAPELLMLDEPTVGLDAPGHTWLARVMREYAAGEYHRALDMPTARPAVLWTCHSAPVARAVSTTSVVL